In Pseudoxanthomonas indica, the following are encoded in one genomic region:
- a CDS encoding LolA family protein → MKSMCLQAIVLASLLVGLAPSTRAADDLSVVQQRVAQVEVLRGGFEQEKRIAGFKNPLRSQGSFLVARGKGVVWTTLKPFPSEVVITGDRILSRQRDGSTRVEVDGREQPALRSVNAMMFALVSGDVAALSSRFDTQVQARAGNAWTLALTPKSAALAKAFRRITLNGDRYVRDVDIEEANGDHTHLRFVDLSQTPAQLSVDEARRFD, encoded by the coding sequence ATGAAGTCCATGTGCTTGCAGGCCATCGTGCTGGCCAGCCTGCTGGTGGGACTGGCGCCATCGACGCGGGCTGCCGACGACCTGTCGGTGGTCCAGCAGCGCGTGGCCCAGGTTGAAGTCTTGCGCGGCGGTTTCGAACAGGAAAAGCGCATCGCCGGCTTCAAGAATCCGTTGCGCTCGCAGGGCAGCTTCCTGGTGGCGCGCGGCAAGGGCGTGGTCTGGACCACGCTCAAGCCGTTCCCCTCGGAAGTGGTGATCACCGGTGATCGCATCCTCAGCCGTCAGCGCGATGGCAGTACGCGCGTCGAGGTGGACGGGCGCGAGCAGCCGGCGCTGCGTTCGGTCAACGCGATGATGTTTGCCCTGGTCAGTGGCGATGTGGCGGCGCTGTCCTCGCGCTTCGACACCCAGGTTCAGGCGCGGGCCGGCAACGCCTGGACGCTGGCGCTCACGCCCAAGTCAGCGGCCCTGGCCAAGGCCTTCCGCCGCATCACCCTCAACGGTGATCGCTACGTGCGCGACGTGGACATCGAGGAGGCCAACGGCGATCACACCCATCTGCGCTTTGTCGATCTCAGCCAGACGCCGGCGCAGCTGAGCGTTGACGAGGCCCGCCGCTTTGACTGA
- a CDS encoding HAL/PAL/TAL family ammonia-lyase, with protein MTLPLNDAGAVRFGDAPLRIEDVVALSQRRSAAVLSEDPEFRARITRGADFLDRVLREDGVIYGVTTGYGDSCTVNIPMDLVAELPHHLYTYHGCGLGRFLDPQETRAVLAARLASLSRGMSGVSLGLLQGLEQLLVHDVLPMIPAEGSVGASGDLTPLSYVAAVLCGEREVLHAGRRRPAAEALAEIGLTPLQLRPKEGLAIMNGTAVMTALACLAWDRADYLCRMATRLTAFNVLASDGNAHHFDEVLFAAKPHPGQSRIAARLRHDLHSDRPPRNEQRLQDRYSLRCAPHVIGVVEDALPFFRQLIETELNSANDNPLIDPEREQILHGGHFYGGHIAFAMDGLKNAIANLADLLDRQMALLVDTRFNHGLPSNLSAAPSHRAAINHGLKALQISVSAWTAEALKLTMPASVFSRSTECHNQDKVSMGTISARDCLRVIELTEQVVAALLIVARQGIELRRRAGGLAVFGDEAAAMYEDLCQRIPLVQEDRALDGELRQLCEWQREQVWDLYGHD; from the coding sequence ATGACACTCCCCCTGAATGACGCCGGCGCCGTCCGGTTCGGCGATGCCCCGTTGCGTATCGAAGACGTGGTGGCGCTGTCGCAGCGCCGCAGCGCGGCCGTGCTGTCGGAGGATCCGGAGTTCCGCGCGCGCATCACCCGCGGCGCGGATTTTCTCGATCGCGTGCTGCGCGAGGACGGTGTCATCTACGGCGTGACCACCGGCTACGGCGATTCCTGCACCGTCAACATCCCGATGGATCTGGTCGCCGAACTGCCGCACCACCTGTACACCTACCACGGTTGCGGGCTCGGTCGCTTCCTCGATCCGCAGGAAACCCGCGCGGTGCTGGCGGCGCGCCTGGCCTCGCTCTCGCGCGGCATGTCCGGGGTCAGCCTGGGCCTGTTGCAGGGCCTGGAGCAATTGCTGGTGCACGACGTGCTGCCGATGATTCCGGCCGAAGGTTCGGTCGGCGCCAGCGGCGATCTCACGCCGCTGTCCTACGTCGCCGCCGTGCTCTGCGGTGAGCGTGAGGTGCTGCATGCCGGTCGCCGCCGTCCCGCTGCCGAAGCGCTGGCCGAGATCGGCCTGACGCCGTTGCAACTGCGACCCAAGGAAGGCCTGGCCATCATGAATGGCACCGCGGTGATGACCGCGCTGGCTTGCCTGGCCTGGGATCGCGCCGACTACCTGTGCCGCATGGCGACCCGCCTGACCGCCTTCAACGTGCTGGCCAGCGACGGCAACGCCCACCATTTCGATGAAGTGCTGTTTGCCGCCAAGCCGCATCCGGGCCAGTCGCGCATCGCCGCGCGCCTGCGCCATGATCTGCATAGCGATCGTCCGCCGCGCAACGAGCAGCGTTTGCAGGATCGCTATTCGCTGCGCTGCGCGCCGCACGTGATTGGCGTGGTCGAAGACGCGCTGCCGTTCTTCCGCCAGCTGATCGAGACCGAACTCAACAGCGCCAATGACAATCCGCTGATCGATCCCGAACGCGAGCAGATCCTGCACGGTGGCCATTTCTACGGCGGCCATATCGCCTTCGCGATGGATGGCCTGAAGAACGCCATCGCCAACCTGGCCGATCTGCTCGACCGGCAGATGGCGCTGCTGGTCGACACCCGCTTCAATCATGGGCTGCCGTCCAACCTGTCGGCGGCGCCGTCGCATCGCGCCGCCATCAACCACGGCCTGAAGGCGCTGCAGATCAGCGTATCGGCATGGACGGCCGAAGCGCTCAAGCTGACCATGCCGGCCTCGGTGTTCTCGCGCTCGACCGAATGCCACAACCAGGACAAGGTCAGCATGGGCACGATCTCCGCGCGCGATTGCCTGCGCGTGATCGAGCTGACCGAACAGGTGGTGGCGGCCCTGCTGATCGTCGCGCGCCAGGGCATCGAGCTGCGCCGACGCGCCGGTGGCCTGGCGGTGTTCGGCGACGAAGCCGCCGCCATGTACGAGGATCTGTGCCAGCGCATCCCGCTGGTGCAGGAAGATCGTGCCCTGGATGGTGAACTGCGCCAGCTGTGCGAGTGGCAGCGCGAGCAGGTCTGGGACTTGTATGGCCACGACTGA
- a CDS encoding MMPL family transporter, with protein sequence MVLAIGAHQWRFWQHPPIDSDILAMLPRDASDVLLSDATEHIADASARQLVVMLGAADAAQARAAEAAFRASLQRDDARQPLPFQASGQAEDWFDQARTFYAPYRDRLLTAGQREQLQQADIGALTESTLAALYGPMGAPRLTQWRQDPLGLWPQWWQSRATGSGLNIGEDGVIQAEGRYWIALPMEMRGSAFRLDGERIIDDALDRASAAARVVAPQLSVLRAGVPLHAEAAAVQANREINTIGWGSLAAVLLLVFLSFRSLRPIVLVAGSLIIGCAAALSVTALVFGQVHLLTLIFGASLVGVAEDYGIHWFASRQGVAAEGRWRLLRHLLPGLWIALLTSALAYLALGLAPFPGLRQMALFSVVGLAAAFLTVICWFPWLDGGQVRSTRFSQAIGRSLDRWPRLQWQRPVAWVAVAITVIAGFGLLRVTSNDDLRSLQSSPPALMAQQIEVGRLLGMPSPAQFFLVRGDDAEQVLQREEALVKRLRQLQDQHRIGGYRAISDWLPSQQQQHADAALTQQVESAVLSQLGQLMDEPLQRAGFADQDLALPAWLASPVSAPFRHLWLGQLGDQVASVVLIDDLGTPAGLNQVQAQADGLAGVRWVDRTADFTRLLRHYRHLMSGLLFAGALLVFAVLWWRYRRLAWRVMLPTLLACVLTVAALGWLGQPLQLFNVLALTLLLGMGIDYGIFLAEHRGDPTAWMAVCIGAASTWLSFGLLALSATPALRAFGLTLLLGIGLVWFISPFFRPAASPPSPEQEILKE encoded by the coding sequence ATGGTGCTGGCCATTGGCGCGCACCAGTGGCGCTTCTGGCAGCACCCGCCGATCGACAGCGACATCCTGGCCATGCTGCCGCGCGATGCGAGCGACGTGCTCCTGTCCGATGCCACCGAACATATCGCCGACGCCAGCGCCCGCCAGCTGGTGGTGATGCTGGGCGCGGCCGATGCCGCGCAGGCGCGGGCCGCAGAGGCGGCGTTCCGCGCCAGCCTGCAGCGTGATGACGCGCGCCAGCCGCTGCCGTTCCAGGCCAGCGGACAGGCCGAGGACTGGTTCGATCAGGCGCGGACGTTCTACGCGCCGTATCGGGATCGCCTGCTTACCGCGGGACAACGCGAGCAGTTGCAGCAGGCCGATATCGGCGCCTTGACCGAGTCCACCCTGGCCGCGCTGTACGGGCCGATGGGCGCACCGCGCCTGACCCAATGGCGCCAGGATCCGCTCGGCCTGTGGCCGCAATGGTGGCAGTCGCGCGCCACCGGCTCGGGCTTGAACATCGGCGAGGATGGCGTCATCCAGGCCGAAGGGCGTTACTGGATCGCGTTGCCGATGGAGATGCGCGGTTCGGCCTTCCGCCTGGATGGCGAACGCATCATCGATGACGCACTGGATCGCGCCAGTGCCGCTGCGCGCGTGGTCGCACCGCAGCTGAGCGTGCTTCGCGCCGGCGTGCCGCTGCATGCCGAAGCGGCGGCGGTGCAGGCCAATCGCGAGATCAACACCATCGGTTGGGGATCACTGGCGGCCGTGCTGCTGCTGGTGTTCCTGTCGTTCCGATCGTTGCGCCCGATTGTGCTGGTGGCCGGCTCGCTGATCATCGGTTGCGCGGCGGCGCTGTCGGTGACCGCGCTGGTGTTCGGCCAGGTGCATCTGCTGACCCTGATCTTCGGCGCCAGCCTGGTGGGCGTGGCGGAGGATTACGGCATCCACTGGTTCGCATCGCGCCAGGGCGTGGCCGCAGAGGGGCGTTGGCGCCTGCTGCGCCATCTGCTGCCCGGCCTGTGGATTGCCTTGTTGACCAGCGCGCTGGCGTACCTGGCGCTGGGTCTGGCGCCGTTCCCGGGCCTGCGGCAGATGGCTCTGTTCTCGGTGGTCGGACTGGCGGCCGCGTTCCTGACCGTGATCTGCTGGTTTCCCTGGCTGGATGGCGGGCAGGTGCGCAGCACGCGTTTCTCGCAGGCTATTGGCCGTTCGCTGGATCGCTGGCCACGCCTGCAATGGCAGCGTCCGGTGGCCTGGGTCGCCGTCGCCATCACCGTGATCGCGGGCTTCGGCCTGCTGCGTGTGACCAGCAATGATGATCTGCGCAGCCTGCAATCATCGCCGCCGGCCTTGATGGCGCAGCAGATCGAAGTGGGGCGCCTGCTCGGCATGCCCAGCCCGGCGCAGTTCTTCCTGGTGCGTGGCGACGATGCCGAGCAGGTGCTGCAGCGCGAGGAAGCCCTGGTCAAACGCCTTCGCCAGCTGCAGGACCAGCATCGCATCGGCGGCTACCGCGCGATCAGCGACTGGCTGCCTTCGCAGCAGCAGCAACACGCCGACGCGGCATTGACGCAGCAGGTGGAAAGCGCGGTGTTGTCCCAGCTCGGCCAGTTGATGGACGAACCGCTGCAGCGCGCCGGTTTCGCCGACCAGGATCTGGCGTTGCCGGCATGGCTGGCTTCGCCGGTGTCGGCGCCGTTCCGCCATCTGTGGCTGGGCCAACTGGGCGACCAGGTGGCCAGCGTGGTGTTGATTGACGACCTCGGCACACCGGCCGGTTTGAACCAGGTGCAGGCGCAGGCCGACGGCCTGGCCGGTGTGCGCTGGGTGGATCGCACCGCCGACTTCACCCGCTTGCTGCGGCATTACCGCCATCTGATGAGCGGCCTGTTGTTTGCCGGCGCGTTGCTGGTATTCGCCGTGCTGTGGTGGCGTTATCGGCGCCTGGCGTGGCGGGTGATGCTGCCCACGCTGCTGGCCTGCGTGCTGACCGTGGCTGCGTTGGGTTGGCTGGGGCAGCCGTTGCAACTGTTCAACGTGCTGGCGCTGACCTTGCTGCTGGGCATGGGCATCGATTACGGGATTTTCCTGGCCGAGCATCGCGGCGATCCCACGGCGTGGATGGCGGTCTGCATCGGCGCGGCCAGCACCTGGTTGTCCTTTGGCCTGCTTGCGCTGTCGGCCACGCCGGCGCTGCGCGCGTTCGGCCTGACCCTGCTGCTCGGCATTGGCCTGGTGTGGTTCATCTCGCCGTTCTTCCGTCCTGCCGCATCACCCCCATCCCCCGAACAAGAGATCCTCAAGGAATGA
- a CDS encoding beta-ketoacyl-ACP synthase, whose amino-acid sequence MTTVFLNALGITCALGEGRAEVARMLFDATSPAGLRNSDALTLGRPLMLGVAPGFPLPGEDENGATRPPLDDHPLPLRGRNNALLRSAYRQIAGQVQQAMAQYGADRVAVILGTSTSGIGESEQALPHKLAHDQWPPQFHYAQQEIGAPSRFIAAESGACGPAWTISTACSSSAKALASGARLLRAGIVDAVIAGGADSLCRFTIDGFSALESVSAGRCNPFSRHRNGINIGEGAALFLMTREPGPVRLAGWGETADAHHISAPEPQGRGAIAAIEQAIARAGIGAADIGYVNLHGTATPQNDAMESRAVAATVGTSVPVSSTKPLTGHTLGAAGAIEAGLAWLTLVDNPLRRLPPHWWDGQFDPELPALTLVNPGDVAAGPLRYVLSHSFAFGGSNAVLLFGAA is encoded by the coding sequence ATGACCACGGTGTTCCTCAATGCCTTGGGCATCACCTGTGCGCTGGGCGAGGGCAGGGCGGAGGTGGCGCGCATGTTGTTCGATGCCACCTCGCCGGCCGGGTTGCGCAACAGCGACGCGCTGACATTGGGTCGACCGCTGATGCTGGGCGTGGCGCCCGGCTTCCCCTTGCCGGGCGAAGACGAGAACGGCGCCACGCGTCCGCCGCTCGACGATCATCCGCTGCCCCTGCGTGGCCGTAACAACGCCCTGCTGCGCAGCGCCTACCGACAGATTGCCGGGCAGGTGCAGCAGGCAATGGCGCAGTACGGAGCGGACCGCGTTGCGGTCATCCTGGGCACCAGTACCTCGGGCATCGGCGAGTCGGAACAGGCGCTGCCGCACAAGTTGGCGCACGACCAGTGGCCGCCGCAGTTCCATTACGCGCAGCAGGAAATCGGCGCGCCGTCGCGTTTCATTGCCGCCGAGTCCGGCGCCTGCGGTCCGGCCTGGACCATCTCCACGGCCTGTTCTTCCAGCGCCAAGGCGTTGGCCTCGGGCGCACGCCTGCTGCGCGCCGGCATCGTCGATGCGGTGATCGCCGGCGGCGCCGATTCGCTCTGCCGCTTCACCATCGACGGCTTCAGCGCGCTGGAGTCGGTGTCGGCGGGCCGCTGCAATCCGTTCTCGCGCCATCGCAATGGCATCAACATCGGCGAAGGTGCGGCGCTGTTCCTGATGACCCGCGAGCCCGGTCCGGTGCGCCTGGCCGGTTGGGGCGAAACCGCTGACGCCCACCATATTTCCGCACCCGAGCCGCAGGGGCGCGGCGCAATTGCCGCGATCGAGCAGGCCATCGCGCGCGCCGGCATCGGCGCCGCCGACATCGGCTATGTGAACCTGCATGGCACGGCCACGCCACAGAACGACGCCATGGAAAGCCGCGCCGTCGCCGCCACCGTGGGCACGTCCGTGCCGGTGAGCTCCACCAAGCCATTGACCGGGCACACGCTCGGCGCGGCGGGCGCGATCGAAGCCGGGCTGGCCTGGCTCACCCTGGTCGACAATCCGCTGCGTCGTCTGCCGCCGCATTGGTGGGACGGCCAGTTCGACCCGGAACTGCCCGCGTTGACGCTGGTGAATCCGGGCGACGTGGCAGCGGGCCCGCTACGCTATGTGCTGAGTCATTCGTTCGCGTTTGGCGGCAGCAATGCCGTCCTGTTGTTCGGAGCCGCCTGA
- a CDS encoding glycosyltransferase family 2 protein, with the protein MPAVVSCWASEAGVAAYSLMVVIPVFDHEHAIAAMVDGVLASGHDCLLVDDGSGPACAAVLDALAQAHAPRVRLLRLPTNQGKGGAVLAGFAEAARLGASHVLQIDADGQHDPGDIARFVAASHACPDAVICGAPDYDASVPKGRLYGRYLTHIWVWINTLSFAIRDSMCGFRIYPLPPVLKLVKQETIGRRMDFDIEIIVRLFWRGVPVQNLLTRVTYPSDGVSHFDVWRDNVRISRMHTRLFFGMLRRLPGWLLHGRGMPA; encoded by the coding sequence ATGCCAGCGGTCGTGTCGTGCTGGGCGAGTGAGGCGGGCGTGGCGGCGTATTCCTTGATGGTGGTGATCCCGGTCTTCGATCACGAGCATGCGATCGCCGCGATGGTCGACGGCGTGCTGGCCAGCGGACATGATTGCCTGCTGGTGGACGATGGCTCGGGCCCGGCCTGCGCCGCGGTACTGGACGCGCTGGCGCAGGCGCATGCGCCGCGGGTTCGCCTGCTGCGGCTGCCGACCAACCAGGGTAAGGGCGGCGCGGTGCTGGCGGGCTTTGCCGAAGCCGCGCGCCTGGGCGCCAGCCACGTGTTGCAGATCGATGCCGATGGCCAGCACGACCCCGGCGATATCGCCCGCTTTGTCGCCGCGTCGCATGCCTGCCCGGACGCCGTGATCTGCGGCGCCCCCGACTACGATGCCAGCGTGCCCAAGGGGCGTCTGTACGGTCGCTACCTGACCCACATCTGGGTCTGGATCAACACGCTGTCCTTTGCCATCCGCGATTCGATGTGCGGATTCCGCATCTATCCGCTGCCGCCGGTGCTGAAGCTGGTCAAGCAAGAAACGATTGGCCGGCGCATGGATTTCGACATCGAGATCATCGTGCGCCTTTTCTGGCGCGGCGTGCCGGTGCAGAACCTGCTGACCCGGGTGACCTATCCCAGCGACGGCGTGTCCCACTTCGACGTGTGGCGCGACAACGTGCGCATCAGCCGCATGCACACGCGGCTGTTCTTCGGCATGCTGCGGCGCCTGCCGGGTTGGCTGCTGCATGGTCGCGGGATGCCGGCATGA
- a CDS encoding NAD(P)/FAD-dependent oxidoreductase, giving the protein MKVERTEVLIIGAGPAGSVAAAMLRQQGRSVLILEREQFPRFSIGESLLPQSMEYIQAAGLLQDVVEAGFQYKNGAAFVRGERQTEFDFRDKFSPGWGTTYQVQRANFDEVLARGAERMGAQLRFRHEVLAVEPGEQPRVTVRSPEGEEYVVEADFLLDASGFGRLLPRLLKLESPSNFPVRGAIFTHVRDHIGHDAGFDRNKILITTHPEHVDVWYWTIPFSNGTCSLGVVAEMDVLKRYEGSDLQRLQALVGEDPNLGRLLAQAEWGVMPVRQITGYSANVSSLWGPGYALLGNAGEFLDPVFSSGVTIAFRSAELAAQCLARKYAGETVDWEQDYAIPLRAGVQTFRRFVEAWYAGGFQKIIFHPDPQPDVRRMICSILAGYAWDTRNPYVADTTGRRLRVLEELCSA; this is encoded by the coding sequence ATGAAAGTCGAACGTACGGAAGTCCTCATCATCGGCGCGGGCCCGGCCGGCTCGGTCGCCGCCGCGATGCTGCGCCAGCAGGGCCGAAGCGTGCTGATCCTGGAGCGCGAGCAGTTCCCGCGCTTTTCCATCGGCGAGAGCCTGCTGCCGCAGAGCATGGAGTACATCCAGGCCGCCGGCCTGCTGCAGGACGTGGTGGAAGCGGGCTTCCAGTACAAGAACGGCGCCGCGTTCGTGCGCGGCGAGCGGCAGACCGAGTTTGATTTCCGCGACAAGTTCTCGCCCGGCTGGGGCACCACCTACCAGGTGCAGCGCGCCAACTTCGACGAGGTGCTGGCCCGCGGCGCCGAGCGCATGGGTGCGCAGCTGCGCTTCCGCCATGAAGTGCTGGCGGTGGAACCGGGCGAACAACCGCGCGTGACCGTACGCTCACCGGAGGGCGAGGAGTACGTGGTGGAAGCCGACTTCCTGCTCGATGCCAGCGGCTTTGGCCGCTTGCTGCCACGCCTGCTCAAGCTGGAATCGCCCTCCAACTTTCCGGTGCGCGGGGCCATCTTCACGCATGTGCGCGACCACATCGGCCACGATGCCGGCTTCGATCGCAACAAGATCCTGATCACGACCCACCCCGAACATGTCGACGTGTGGTACTGGACCATTCCTTTCTCCAACGGCACCTGCTCGCTCGGCGTGGTCGCCGAGATGGATGTTCTCAAGCGCTACGAAGGCAGCGATCTGCAGCGCCTGCAAGCCCTGGTCGGCGAAGATCCCAATCTCGGCCGCCTGCTGGCGCAAGCCGAGTGGGGCGTCATGCCGGTCCGCCAGATCACCGGCTACTCGGCCAATGTCAGCTCGCTGTGGGGTCCGGGGTATGCCTTGCTCGGCAATGCCGGCGAGTTCCTCGACCCGGTGTTCTCCTCCGGCGTCACCATCGCCTTCCGTTCGGCCGAGCTCGCCGCCCAATGCCTGGCGCGCAAATACGCCGGCGAAACAGTGGATTGGGAACAGGACTACGCGATTCCCCTGCGCGCCGGTGTGCAGACCTTCCGCCGCTTCGTCGAAGCCTGGTATGCCGGCGGCTTCCAGAAGATCATCTTCCATCCGGATCCGCAGCCGGATGTGCGCCGCATGATCTGCTCGATCCTGGCCGGCTACGCGTGGGATACCAGGAATCCCTACGTCGCCGATACCACGGGCCGACGTCTGCGCGTGCTGGAGGAATTGTGTTCCGCCTGA
- a CDS encoding acyltransferase, translating into MNVQAQPHWADIGESTSVAGVRFLCAVYRWLGRWPFRLCLYPVVLVHWLGNATARRASIEYLQRLHRHAPGTFAHTPGALTSLRHFGNFAETLLDKILAMGGRYPPERVTTYRDGVMRRVQQGQGGLIITAHIGCLELCQVLADSVPGFRLTALVHTAHAERFNRMLDRLDPANGVRLMQVTEIGPATASVLAERVAAGEFVAIAGDRVPLQGGRSVRVPFLGHDAPFPIGAYALASVLACPVFTMACTHEGQGYTVRFEEFAESLKLPRGSRDAALAQHAARFAHWLEAQVVRAPLDWFNFFPFWDQVPHDTPPE; encoded by the coding sequence ATGAACGTGCAGGCGCAGCCGCACTGGGCCGACATCGGCGAATCCACGTCGGTGGCCGGCGTGCGCTTTCTGTGCGCTGTGTACCGCTGGCTGGGTCGCTGGCCGTTCCGCTTGTGCCTGTATCCGGTGGTGCTGGTGCACTGGCTCGGCAACGCCACCGCGCGTCGCGCCTCCATCGAGTATCTGCAGCGCCTGCACCGACACGCGCCGGGCACGTTCGCGCACACACCGGGCGCACTGACCAGCCTGCGCCACTTCGGGAATTTCGCCGAAACCCTGCTCGACAAGATCCTCGCCATGGGCGGACGTTATCCGCCCGAGCGGGTGACCACTTATCGCGATGGGGTGATGCGACGCGTGCAGCAAGGGCAGGGCGGCTTGATCATCACCGCGCATATCGGCTGCCTGGAACTGTGCCAGGTGCTGGCCGACAGCGTGCCGGGATTCCGGCTGACCGCGCTGGTGCACACCGCACACGCCGAACGCTTCAACCGCATGCTGGATCGCCTGGATCCGGCCAATGGCGTACGCCTGATGCAGGTCACCGAAATCGGTCCGGCCACCGCCAGCGTGCTGGCCGAGCGGGTGGCGGCCGGCGAGTTCGTGGCCATCGCCGGTGACCGCGTGCCGCTGCAGGGCGGACGCAGCGTGCGGGTGCCGTTCCTCGGCCATGACGCGCCGTTTCCCATCGGTGCGTATGCGCTGGCGTCGGTGCTGGCGTGTCCGGTGTTCACCATGGCCTGCACCCATGAAGGCCAGGGCTACACGGTACGCTTCGAGGAATTCGCTGAATCGCTGAAACTGCCGCGCGGCTCGCGTGACGCCGCACTGGCCCAACATGCCGCGCGCTTTGCCCACTGGCTGGAAGCCCAGGTGGTGCGCGCCCCTCTGGATTGGTTCAATTTCTTCCCTTTCTGGGATCAGGTTCCGCATGACACTCCCCCTGAATGA
- a CDS encoding DUF3261 domain-containing protein, with amino-acid sequence MAMLLGACARRAPTPSIALPSLQLAPAALGHELSVQQRLHFQFGRQQRDLDALLEVDAQEVRLAVQAMGQTGVRLQWDGQQLQEQRAAWLPPAVRSARVLDDLQFSLWPSDAVRAALPADWQLQDDGVTRRLSRGGQDWLVLTRVSPQRLQLDNRAEGYQLEIESLEPTPP; translated from the coding sequence ATGGCGATGCTGCTGGGCGCCTGCGCGCGCCGTGCGCCGACGCCTTCGATCGCCTTGCCGTCGCTGCAGCTGGCGCCGGCCGCGCTGGGTCACGAGTTGTCGGTGCAGCAACGCCTGCATTTCCAGTTCGGCCGCCAGCAGCGTGACCTGGATGCGTTGTTGGAAGTCGATGCGCAGGAAGTGCGGCTGGCCGTGCAGGCGATGGGCCAGACCGGCGTGCGCCTGCAATGGGATGGTCAACAGTTGCAGGAGCAACGCGCCGCCTGGTTGCCGCCGGCGGTGCGCAGCGCGCGCGTGCTGGACGACCTGCAGTTTTCGCTCTGGCCCAGCGATGCCGTACGCGCGGCCTTGCCGGCGGACTGGCAACTGCAGGACGACGGCGTCACCCGCCGGCTGTCCCGGGGTGGCCAGGACTGGCTGGTGTTGACGCGGGTCTCACCGCAACGGCTGCAACTGGACAACCGCGCCGAGGGTTACCAGCTGGAGATTGAATCGCTGGAGCCGACGCCGCCATGA
- a CDS encoding acyl-CoA thioesterase translates to MATTDLSGQIELTPAFHDCDPMQVVWHGNYFKYLELARCALLQRYDYDYPQMQASGYLWPVVDARVKYIRPLLYGQALKVQAEIVEWENRLKIDYRIRDAATDQVLTKAHTVQVAVDAASQELQYVCPSILWERLGVSRP, encoded by the coding sequence ATGGCCACGACTGATTTGTCCGGTCAGATTGAACTGACCCCGGCTTTCCACGACTGCGATCCGATGCAGGTGGTGTGGCATGGCAACTACTTCAAGTATCTGGAACTGGCGCGCTGCGCCCTGCTGCAGCGTTACGACTACGACTACCCGCAGATGCAGGCCTCCGGTTACCTGTGGCCGGTGGTGGATGCGCGGGTCAAGTACATCCGGCCGCTGCTGTATGGCCAGGCCTTGAAGGTGCAGGCCGAGATCGTGGAGTGGGAGAACCGCCTCAAGATCGACTACCGCATCCGCGATGCCGCCACCGATCAGGTACTGACCAAGGCGCATACCGTGCAGGTGGCGGTGGACGCGGCCAGCCAGGAGCTGCAATACGTTTGCCCGTCGATCCTGTGGGAACGCCTGGGAGTGAGCCGGCCATGA